The genomic region TAACCAAATTAGTTGATTTTTCCAGTCCGCATTGCCATTGGTATCTAAAGCGAAAAACTGAACGTTTTCTCGGGTGAAGGTATAGTATCTCCCTAACATGTTAAATTTGGGATAATTCACTTGAGGCACACCATTATCGGTTCTAATGTCGTGATTGCCCAAGCAAGCATGAAATTTCACGCCCTTTTCCAGTAAGGGTTGATAGGGACGTTCAAAAACTGCTTCTACTTTCTCAATTTCCCCATTGTTATAAATGTTGTCTCCAGCCAAAATAACCAGGTTGTAGGGTTTTTTTTGATGATATTCATTCATCGCTTTTGCTACTGCATACTGTCCTTTATCTCCTGTCCCCGTGTCTGCTACGGAAACAAATCGCAGTAATGGGCCCTGATGTTGGACATTCCCCGCTATAGCAGTCTTGGGGTTAGCATTTTGACTGTTTTTGTTAATCAGGTTTTTGCTTACAACAGTTAATCCTAGTGTACCTAAACCGCATAGGAGAAAAAATTCTCGTCTTTTCATAGCCATAATGTCGGTATATGTTAGTTAGTGTTCACACATTTAATTATGTCCCAAGATAAAAAGCCTAGGTCTAAACAACAATTTCCAGTAATGGACCTATCACGAGTGTACCATAAAAAACCGCCATTTTGGAAAATTTTAATTATTCAGGTGCTGCGTGGGACAATAGGAATTCTCGAGAGGATGGTAACTAGGTTGGAGACTTCTTCTTCTACGACTCCAGAAAAAGGAGATCTCCTACTATGGTTTGTTCGCAAATGGGATGGGTTTTTACGGGGGTTTCGTCTGTTTTTACCTTCTAAGGTGGCTAATAATGTATCCGATGGTTTCTTAACTCTTATTTTTGCCTTTCTTGCACTGTTGGCAATTGGTGCTACAGCAATTTCTCTGATTTCCCAAATCGGTTCTCAACCAGTTCCCCAGTTAGTTCAACCACTAGCTGATTCTACTGTTGAGGGCAAATCTCAACCCCAGTTAGTTCAACCACCAGCTGATTCTACTGTTGAGGGCAAATCTCAACCCCAGTTAGGTCAACCACCAGCTGATTCTACTGTTGAGGGCAAATCTCAACCCCAGTTAGGTCAACCACCAGCTGATTCTACTGTTGAGGGCAAATCTCAACCCCAGTTAGGTCAACCACCAGCTGATTCTACTGTTGAGGGCAAATCTCAACCCCAGTTAGGTCAACCACCAGCTGATTCTACTGTTGAGGGCAAATCTCAACCCCAGTTAGGTCAACCAGTAACTGCGTTTATAGAAAAGCAGCTAAAAGAAATCACCGCAACAAGTATAATAAGCAAAGATAAACAAAAAATAGAGCTGGAACTTGTTCAATCAATTAAAATTAACTTCCGTATAAGTGAGATAGTTATAAGGATAACTAATGCTTGGTATAAATTAGAATCTTCACAACAAGAAAAATTAGCAGCAAAAATATTAAAGAGCTGTCAAGAAATGGACCTGATTCATGTAAAACTTGTTAATGCTCAGAGTCA from Cylindrospermopsis curvispora GIHE-G1 harbors:
- a CDS encoding metallophosphoesterase, giving the protein MKRREFFLLCGLGTLGLTVVSKNLINKNSQNANPKTAIAGNVQHQGPLLRFVSVADTGTGDKGQYAVAKAMNEYHQKKPYNLVILAGDNIYNNGEIEKVEAVFERPYQPLLEKGVKFHACLGNHDIRTDNGVPQVNYPKFNMLGRYYTFTRENVQFFALDTNGNADWKNQLIWLDKELNSSKAVWKIVFGHHPIYASGVYGSNANFIKTFTPIFQKYGVQLYINGHEHHYERTKPINGTTYLICGAGAGSRPVGRSPWTEYSTRDLSFAAYDVYADRMEINAIDTSNRVFDRAVIPSN